Proteins from a single region of Flavobacterium sp. K5-23:
- a CDS encoding ABC transporter ATP-binding protein translates to MANPLIKITNIKRDFVLGNEIVYVLKGIDLEINKGEYVALMGPSGSGKSTLMNLLGCLDTPTSGSYILNSKDVSKMKDDELAEIRNKEIGFVFQTFNLLPRTTALDNVALPMIYAGYSKSERKARAEEVLTQVGLSDRMDHQPNQLSGGQRQRVAVARAIVNTPSIILADEPTGNLDSKTSTEIMHLFDEIHSKGNTVILVTHEEDIAKHAHRIIRLRDGVIESDTVNKQEKKSPSQV, encoded by the coding sequence ATGGCAAATCCATTAATTAAAATAACGAATATCAAAAGAGATTTTGTTCTCGGAAACGAAATTGTTTATGTCTTAAAAGGAATCGATTTAGAAATAAACAAAGGGGAATATGTAGCTTTAATGGGACCATCAGGTTCTGGTAAATCAACTTTAATGAACCTTTTAGGCTGTTTAGACACTCCTACATCCGGTAGCTATATTCTTAATAGCAAAGATGTGAGTAAGATGAAAGATGACGAACTTGCCGAAATACGTAATAAAGAAATAGGTTTTGTATTCCAGACTTTCAACCTTTTACCAAGAACAACTGCACTTGATAACGTAGCTTTACCAATGATATATGCAGGTTATTCAAAATCTGAAAGAAAAGCCAGAGCAGAAGAAGTGTTAACTCAAGTAGGACTTTCGGACCGTATGGACCACCAGCCCAACCAACTTTCAGGAGGACAAAGACAACGTGTTGCTGTTGCCAGAGCAATAGTAAACACACCTTCTATCATTCTTGCCGATGAACCTACAGGAAACTTGGACAGTAAGACTTCAACGGAAATCATGCACTTATTTGATGAAATTCACAGTAAAGGAAATACTGTAATATTAGTTACTCACGAGGAAGATATTGCTAAACACGCACATAGAATTATTCGTTTACGTGATGGAGTAATTGAGAGTGATACCGTAAATAAACAGGAAAAGAAAAGCCCGAGTCAAGTTTAG
- a CDS encoding RimK family alpha-L-glutamate ligase produces the protein MKIGILTCDKLPELLASEQVLIPALSKHNIDAKPVIWNDPNIDWSAFDYLIFRNTWDYFEKETEFNLWLDHIEKLGIKTLNPIAIIRQNKHKFYLREMEKQGVLILPTVFIDKTNALNLKELIPPHWKKAVIKPAFSAGSYLTEVFDIDAIDQINTQYLNIAQKKELLLQEFMPEIQTLGETSFIFFNKKFSHAVNKKPADGDFRIQSQFGGQYALIEPSLELIEKAQNIVNTFQGDLLYARVDGIVIENELHLMEVECIEPDLYFELSEGAIERFVNTIVELIA, from the coding sequence ATGAAAATAGGCATACTCACCTGTGATAAACTTCCTGAATTACTAGCATCAGAACAAGTTTTAATTCCTGCTTTATCAAAACATAATATTGATGCAAAACCAGTCATTTGGAATGATCCAAATATTGACTGGAGTGCTTTTGACTATTTGATTTTTCGCAATACCTGGGACTATTTCGAGAAAGAAACCGAATTCAACCTTTGGCTTGACCACATAGAAAAATTAGGGATCAAAACCCTAAATCCTATTGCAATCATCAGGCAAAACAAACATAAATTCTATTTGCGTGAAATGGAAAAGCAGGGAGTTCTAATTCTCCCTACTGTTTTTATAGATAAAACAAACGCACTGAATTTAAAAGAATTAATTCCTCCCCATTGGAAAAAAGCGGTAATAAAACCAGCGTTTTCGGCAGGCTCCTATCTTACTGAGGTGTTTGACATAGATGCAATTGATCAAATCAATACCCAATACCTAAATATAGCTCAGAAAAAAGAACTGCTGCTGCAAGAATTTATGCCTGAAATTCAAACATTAGGCGAAACCTCATTTATCTTTTTCAACAAAAAATTCTCGCATGCGGTAAATAAAAAACCCGCTGATGGCGATTTTAGAATTCAATCCCAATTTGGAGGTCAATATGCACTCATAGAACCAAGTCTTGAATTAATTGAAAAAGCCCAAAACATTGTCAATACTTTTCAAGGAGATTTATTATATGCCAGAGTGGATGGTATTGTTATAGAAAACGAATTGCATCTTATGGAAGTGGAATGCATCGAACCTGATTTGTATTTCGAATTATCTGAAGGTGCTATTGAACGTTTTGTTAACACAATAGTCGAGTTAATAGCGTAA
- a CDS encoding cob(I)yrinic acid a,c-diamide adenosyltransferase, whose amino-acid sequence MKVYTKTGDKGTTALFGGTRVPKDHIRIESYGTVDELNSHIGLIRDQEMNSHYKEILIEIQDRLFTVGAILATPPEKEVMKNGELRLQKLGIIESDIELLENEIDAMENELPQMTHFVLPGGHTTVSYCHIARCVCRRAERLAVHLSHNEPVAEIAIKYLNRLSDYLFVLARKLSHDLNAEEVQWIPRK is encoded by the coding sequence ATGAAAGTATATACTAAAACCGGAGATAAAGGGACAACTGCCCTTTTTGGAGGAACCCGTGTTCCTAAAGATCACATTCGAATTGAAAGTTACGGAACGGTAGACGAATTGAATTCGCATATAGGATTGATTAGAGACCAAGAAATGAATTCCCATTATAAAGAGATATTAATCGAAATTCAAGATCGCTTGTTTACTGTTGGTGCTATTCTAGCCACACCACCGGAAAAAGAAGTAATGAAAAACGGTGAACTACGATTGCAAAAACTTGGAATTATAGAAAGCGATATCGAATTATTAGAAAACGAAATTGACGCTATGGAGAATGAGTTGCCACAAATGACTCATTTTGTATTACCAGGTGGCCATACTACTGTGTCATATTGTCATATAGCCCGTTGTGTTTGCCGCCGCGCAGAACGTCTGGCTGTGCATTTAAGCCACAATGAACCTGTTGCCGAAATAGCAATCAAATACCTGAACCGACTTTCTGACTACCTTTTTGTATTGGCACGGAAGTTGTCTCATGATTTGAACGCTGAGGAAGTCCAATGGATACCCCGAAAGTGA
- a CDS encoding DUF2795 domain-containing protein encodes MYWTLELASYLSDAPWPANKDELIDYAIRAGAPLEVVENLQSIEDEGEIYESMEEIWPDYPTDEDYLWNEDEY; translated from the coding sequence ATGTATTGGACATTAGAATTAGCATCCTATTTAAGTGATGCACCATGGCCTGCTAACAAAGACGAACTTATTGACTACGCTATACGTGCTGGTGCTCCATTAGAAGTAGTAGAAAATCTACAATCTATTGAAGACGAAGGCGAGATATACGAATCAATGGAAGAAATCTGGCCAGATTATCCTACAGACGAAGATTATCTTTGGAATGAGGATGAATATTAA
- the secA gene encoding preprotein translocase subunit SecA, protein MSFINSIIKAFVGDKSQKDVKALQPYLNKIKTFESGLISLSHDELRGRTFYFKDQIKQARAAVDAKIVALQLEVEAIQDIDQREDIYNTIDALEKEAYDISEKTLLEILPEAFAVVKETARRFKDNSEIIVTASAKDREFSGAKPYVSLDGDKAIWLNKWNAAGKEITWDMIHYDVQLIGGMVLHEGKVAEMQTGEGKTLVATLPIYLNALTGNGVHLVTVNDYLAKRDSTWKAPLFEFHGLTVDCIDNHQPSSEGRKAAYNADITYGTNNEFGFDYLRDNMTHSPDDLVQRKHNYAIVDEVDSVLIDDARTPLIISGPVPQGDRHEFNELKPKIENLVALQRQLANGFLSEAKKLIKEGNTKEGGFLLLRAYRSLPKNKALIKFLSEEGIKQLLQKTENQYMTDNNREMHKIDEALYFVIEEKNNQVELTDNGIKFLSGDTDSDFFVLPDIGTEIAAIEKKKLDKDAEAEEKEKLFQDFGVKSERIHTLTQLLKAYSLFEKDVEYVIMDNKIMIVDEQTGRIMDGRRYSDGLHQAIEAKENVKIEAATQTFATVTLQNYFRMYNKLGGMTGTAVTEAGELWQIYKLDVVEIPTNRPMARLDKEDYIYKTTREKFNAVIEDVTELSKAGRPVLIGTTSVEISELLSRMLKMRGVAHNVLNAKMHKQEAQIVEEAGKAGVVTIATNMAGRGTDIKLSAEVKAAGGLAIIGTERHDSRRVDRQLRGRAGRQGDPGSSQFYVSLEDNLMRLFGSERVAKVMDRMGLEEGEVIQHSMMTKSIERAQKKVEENNFGVRKRLLEYDDVMNAQREVVYKRRRHALFGERLKLDIANMLYDTCELIVQDTKGTNDFKNFEFDLIRYFSITSPVSESDFVKSTEIELTGKIYKEALKYYTEKTERSAREAFPIIQNVYEDKNNHFERIVVPFTDGAKSLNVVTDLKRAYDTQGKQLVADFEKNITLAIVDEAWKKHLRKMDELKQSVQLAVHEQKDPLLIYKFEAFNLFNSMLNGVNKEVISFLFKGDLPQQSAPEIQEAKEVRKKENYKTSKDEITSSESANREAGETQQRQVTETIVRDMPKINRNDNVTLKQVATGKTETMKFKKAESLLSSGEWVIVNE, encoded by the coding sequence ATGAGTTTCATAAATAGCATTATTAAAGCCTTTGTTGGGGATAAGTCCCAGAAGGATGTTAAGGCTTTGCAGCCTTACTTAAATAAAATCAAAACATTTGAAAGCGGACTTATATCGTTATCTCATGACGAACTTAGAGGCCGTACATTTTATTTTAAGGATCAAATAAAGCAAGCCAGAGCTGCTGTCGATGCTAAAATAGTTGCCCTTCAACTAGAAGTGGAAGCAATACAAGATATAGACCAAAGAGAAGATATCTACAACACCATTGATGCTTTAGAAAAAGAAGCATACGACATCTCTGAGAAAACGTTACTTGAAATTCTTCCTGAAGCTTTTGCAGTAGTAAAAGAAACAGCAAGACGTTTTAAAGACAACTCAGAAATTATTGTAACTGCATCAGCAAAAGACAGAGAATTCTCTGGAGCTAAACCTTATGTTTCTCTTGATGGCGATAAAGCTATCTGGTTAAACAAATGGAATGCTGCAGGAAAAGAAATCACTTGGGACATGATACATTATGATGTTCAGTTGATAGGTGGAATGGTGCTTCACGAAGGAAAAGTTGCAGAGATGCAAACAGGGGAAGGAAAAACATTAGTAGCTACTTTACCTATTTATTTGAATGCTTTAACTGGGAACGGTGTGCATTTAGTAACTGTGAATGACTATTTAGCTAAACGTGATAGTACATGGAAAGCCCCTTTATTTGAATTTCACGGTTTGACTGTTGATTGTATTGACAACCACCAACCAAGTTCTGAAGGAAGAAAAGCGGCTTATAACGCAGATATCACTTACGGAACAAATAACGAATTTGGTTTTGATTATTTAAGAGATAACATGACCCATTCGCCTGATGATTTAGTGCAAAGAAAACACAACTATGCCATTGTCGATGAGGTCGATTCGGTATTAATTGATGACGCTAGAACGCCATTGATTATTTCTGGTCCAGTACCACAAGGAGATCGCCACGAGTTTAATGAACTGAAACCAAAAATCGAAAACCTAGTGGCGTTACAACGTCAACTGGCAAACGGATTTTTATCTGAAGCTAAAAAATTAATAAAAGAAGGAAACACTAAAGAAGGTGGTTTCTTATTGTTAAGAGCTTACAGAAGTTTACCTAAAAACAAAGCTTTAATTAAGTTTTTAAGTGAAGAAGGAATCAAACAATTACTTCAAAAAACGGAAAATCAATACATGACGGACAACAATCGCGAAATGCATAAGATTGATGAAGCCTTGTATTTTGTAATTGAAGAAAAAAACAATCAGGTAGAACTGACTGATAACGGAATTAAATTCCTTTCAGGAGATACTGATTCAGACTTTTTCGTGCTTCCAGATATTGGAACTGAAATTGCAGCTATCGAAAAGAAAAAATTAGACAAAGACGCTGAAGCGGAAGAAAAGGAAAAATTATTCCAAGATTTCGGAGTGAAAAGCGAACGTATTCATACACTAACACAACTTTTGAAAGCGTATAGCCTTTTCGAAAAAGATGTAGAGTATGTAATCATGGACAACAAAATTATGATTGTCGATGAGCAAACAGGTCGTATTATGGATGGTCGTCGTTATTCTGACGGATTACACCAAGCGATTGAAGCTAAAGAAAATGTAAAAATAGAGGCTGCAACTCAAACATTTGCTACTGTAACTTTACAGAATTACTTTAGAATGTATAACAAACTGGGTGGTATGACTGGAACAGCAGTTACTGAAGCTGGTGAGTTATGGCAAATATACAAATTGGACGTAGTGGAAATTCCTACTAACAGACCAATGGCTAGACTTGACAAAGAGGATTATATCTATAAAACGACTCGTGAAAAATTCAATGCAGTAATCGAAGATGTAACTGAATTATCAAAAGCAGGAAGACCAGTTCTTATTGGTACTACTTCGGTTGAAATCTCAGAATTATTAAGCCGAATGCTGAAAATGAGAGGTGTTGCGCACAATGTATTGAATGCAAAAATGCACAAACAAGAAGCTCAAATTGTTGAAGAAGCAGGAAAAGCTGGTGTTGTTACAATTGCAACAAATATGGCTGGACGTGGAACGGATATTAAATTATCTGCCGAAGTAAAAGCTGCAGGTGGTCTTGCCATTATAGGTACTGAACGTCATGACTCTCGTCGTGTTGACCGTCAGTTAAGAGGTCGTGCCGGTCGTCAAGGAGATCCAGGAAGTTCTCAATTTTATGTTTCGCTTGAAGATAACCTAATGCGTTTATTTGGTTCTGAAAGAGTGGCTAAGGTGATGGATAGAATGGGACTTGAAGAAGGTGAAGTAATCCAGCATTCGATGATGACAAAATCGATCGAACGTGCACAGAAAAAAGTGGAAGAAAACAACTTTGGTGTTCGTAAGCGTTTGTTAGAATATGATGATGTTATGAATGCACAACGTGAAGTAGTTTACAAACGTCGTCGTCATGCATTGTTTGGAGAACGTTTAAAACTGGATATTGCTAACATGTTGTATGATACTTGTGAGCTTATTGTTCAGGATACTAAAGGAACAAATGATTTCAAGAACTTCGAGTTTGATTTAATTCGTTATTTCTCTATCACTTCTCCAGTAAGCGAGAGTGATTTCGTTAAATCAACGGAGATTGAATTGACTGGAAAAATATACAAAGAAGCTTTAAAATATTACACGGAGAAAACAGAACGTAGTGCTAGAGAAGCCTTCCCTATTATCCAAAATGTTTACGAAGATAAAAACAACCATTTCGAACGTATAGTAGTTCCTTTCACTGATGGAGCAAAATCATTAAACGTAGTAACTGATTTAAAACGTGCTTACGATACCCAAGGAAAACAATTAGTTGCTGATTTTGAGAAAAACATCACTCTAGCGATTGTTGACGAAGCTTGGAAAAAACACTTACGTAAAATGGACGAATTGAAACAATCAGTTCAATTAGCCGTTCACGAACAAAAAGACCCATTGCTTATCTATAAATTTGAAGCTTTCAATTTATTCAACAGTATGTTGAATGGAGTGAACAAAGAAGTGATTTCATTCTTGTTTAAAGGTGATTTACCACAACAAAGTGCACCAGAAATTCAAGAAGCAAAAGAAGTGCGTAAAAAAGAAAACTACAAAACTTCTAAAGACGAAATTACAAGTAGTGAATCAGCTAATCGTGAAGCGGGAGAAACGCAACAACGACAAGTAACAGAAACTATCGTAAGAGATATGCCTAAGATTAACCGTAATGACAATGTTACTTTAAAACAAGTAGCTACAGGAAAAACGGAAACGATGAAATTTAAAAAAGCCGAAAGTCTATTGTCTTCAGGAGAATGGGTTATCGTAAATGAATAA
- a CDS encoding DUF2971 domain-containing protein gives MEEKKITVNHGVLDDIELPPIVYKYRNWSDDYHKRFITEREVFMASARSFEDQLDCRNPTRFDLLSNQQIYDYYFWSSQRENANFSRQQHRKFARYWAKHSAVKDQKAQQKWMDNSIEEYYDHDGILSLTENCSNDAMWEKYADNGKGFCIGYNSREMFRHIGGGGKVDYVDALPIILPEPFMHFAESLKNRVYSKTTYWSFEEEYRTKKFWQNPATIKDRQIQLPKEAFNKIILGNNISEKDKKEIIENTKNYIGNIEIVQR, from the coding sequence ATGGAAGAGAAAAAAATAACTGTAAATCATGGAGTTTTAGATGACATAGAATTACCTCCAATTGTTTATAAGTACAGAAATTGGTCAGATGATTATCATAAAAGATTTATAACTGAAAGAGAAGTTTTTATGGCTTCTGCTCGTTCATTTGAAGATCAATTAGATTGTAGAAATCCAACAAGATTTGATTTATTAAGTAACCAACAGATTTATGATTATTACTTCTGGTCTTCACAAAGAGAAAATGCTAATTTCTCACGTCAACAACATCGAAAATTCGCAAGATATTGGGCTAAACATTCCGCTGTAAAAGATCAAAAAGCACAACAAAAATGGATGGATAATTCAATAGAAGAATATTATGACCATGATGGAATATTAAGTCTAACAGAAAATTGTAGCAATGATGCAATGTGGGAGAAATATGCCGATAATGGAAAAGGATTTTGTATTGGTTATAATAGTCGTGAAATGTTTAGACACATTGGTGGTGGTGGAAAAGTCGATTATGTCGATGCTCTACCTATTATATTACCTGAACCGTTTATGCATTTTGCTGAATCATTAAAAAATAGGGTTTATAGTAAAACTACTTATTGGAGTTTTGAAGAAGAATATAGGACTAAAAAATTCTGGCAAAACCCTGCAACAATAAAAGATAGACAAATACAATTACCTAAAGAAGCTTTCAATAAAATTATTTTAGGAAACAACATTAGTGAAAAAGACAAAAAAGAGATTATAGAAAACACTAAAAATTATATTGGTAATATTGAAATTGTTCAAAGATAA
- a CDS encoding DUF2200 domain-containing protein, producing MNNTAHHDERIAKMSFASVYPHYITKVEKKGRTIEELHQVITWLTGYDEKKLQEIIDKKVTFEEFFQNATLNPNAHLITGVICGYRIEEIENQLTQQVRFLDKLVDELAKGRKMEKILRVG from the coding sequence ATGAACAACACAGCCCATCACGACGAGCGCATTGCAAAAATGTCATTCGCCTCAGTATATCCTCATTATATCACAAAAGTGGAGAAGAAAGGTAGAACAATAGAAGAATTGCATCAAGTAATAACTTGGCTAACGGGTTATGATGAAAAGAAGCTACAAGAAATCATAGATAAAAAAGTAACTTTTGAGGAATTCTTTCAAAATGCCACATTAAATCCTAATGCTCACCTTATCACTGGAGTAATCTGTGGTTACAGGATTGAAGAAATCGAAAATCAGTTAACACAACAGGTACGGTTTTTAGATAAATTAGTGGATGAATTGGCCAAAGGACGTAAGATGGAAAAGATTTTGCGAGTTGGATAG
- a CDS encoding RNA methyltransferase: MIDIDYLNFLENILTDNRKEKFLKVLENRTNHFTIAVEDIFQMHNTSAVMRSCEVFGIQELNVIEQRYGKSIDKEIAMGAQKWVDINTFDSITNCVDTLKNKGYQIIATTPHDNDCLLEDFDISKPSALFFGTERDGLSEEILERADGFLKIPMVGFTESLNISVSAAIIIQNLTNRLRKTDIDWHLSEEEILEKRLAWAKNSIKDIKRIEARYFEDNPKTV; the protein is encoded by the coding sequence ATGATTGATATCGATTACCTTAATTTTCTTGAAAATATCCTAACGGACAACCGCAAAGAAAAATTCCTAAAAGTATTGGAAAACAGAACCAATCATTTCACCATTGCCGTTGAAGATATCTTTCAAATGCATAACACTAGTGCGGTGATGCGCAGTTGTGAGGTTTTTGGAATCCAAGAATTGAATGTCATAGAACAACGCTACGGTAAAAGTATCGATAAGGAAATCGCAATGGGAGCCCAGAAATGGGTTGATATCAATACGTTTGACAGTATTACAAATTGCGTGGATACTTTAAAAAATAAAGGATACCAAATCATTGCTACCACACCTCACGATAATGATTGCTTACTGGAAGATTTTGATATTTCTAAACCGAGTGCCCTGTTTTTCGGAACTGAAAGAGACGGACTGTCAGAAGAGATATTGGAACGTGCAGATGGATTTCTTAAAATTCCAATGGTAGGTTTTACCGAGAGTTTGAACATCTCCGTTTCGGCGGCTATTATTATTCAAAATTTGACTAATCGATTAAGAAAAACGGATATTGACTGGCATTTATCTGAAGAAGAAATTTTGGAGAAACGTTTGGCTTGGGCCAAAAATTCAATAAAAGACATCAAACGAATCGAAGCACGTTATTTTGAGGATAACCCAAAAACAGTGTAA
- a CDS encoding NAD-dependent deacylase encodes MKKRLVVLTGAGISAESGIKTFRDSDGLWEGHNVMDVATPEGWNKNPELVLDFYNQRRKQLKEVHPNLGHQILAELESHFDVQIITQNVDDLHERAGSKNVLHLHGELLKVRSVANPNYILDWQEDLNLGDFDSNKNQLRPHIVWFGEEVPALEEAIVLTETADYFAVIGTSLQVYPAAGLIDFTNAETPLFYIDPKPIKIHNLRNPLETIPMCATDGMVFLKNRLLKELT; translated from the coding sequence ATGAAAAAACGTTTAGTGGTTTTGACAGGAGCAGGAATCAGTGCGGAAAGTGGCATCAAAACTTTTCGGGACAGTGATGGACTATGGGAAGGACACAATGTAATGGACGTAGCTACTCCGGAAGGCTGGAATAAAAATCCCGAATTGGTTCTTGACTTTTACAATCAAAGACGAAAACAACTCAAAGAAGTACATCCCAATTTAGGGCATCAAATCCTGGCTGAACTGGAATCTCATTTCGATGTTCAAATTATCACTCAAAATGTAGATGATTTACACGAACGAGCGGGAAGCAAAAACGTATTGCATTTACACGGGGAATTATTGAAAGTACGAAGTGTAGCAAACCCAAATTACATTCTGGATTGGCAAGAGGATTTGAATTTAGGCGATTTTGACTCTAATAAAAACCAATTGCGTCCACATATCGTTTGGTTTGGAGAAGAAGTCCCAGCGCTTGAAGAGGCAATTGTCCTAACGGAAACTGCTGATTATTTTGCAGTTATTGGCACTTCATTACAAGTTTATCCGGCGGCGGGATTGATTGATTTCACCAATGCTGAAACACCTCTTTTTTACATTGATCCAAAACCGATTAAAATTCATAATCTGAGGAACCCATTGGAAACAATTCCTATGTGCGCCACTGACGGGATGGTTTTTTTGAAAAACAGGTTATTAAAAGAATTGACTTAA